In one Acidobacteriota bacterium genomic region, the following are encoded:
- a CDS encoding glycosyltransferase family 39 protein, translating to MIQQAATNPAPSWLTGALLSIGVIAVVLLTVGAIDTPLMDPDEARFAQTSLEMSESGDLVVPRFEGRPRVVKPPLLHWIQAFLFRHLGFSEWLARVPAIASTWLSLWIVAAIGWKRWGSLGAVWAPAIFITSPLVFVMGRIGTIDSLLSVHILAAVAVDLLLPRDHRHRSVLIGGLLGLAFLAKGPIGIGLPLLIVLAGRTATGRPLLPNITGFLKGMGSWGVIVLPWGVAFGNRLGWSEVAALLDTEVIQRYVEQESHARPFWFYGLVVAVGFLPWVVPLLHAVGRLIRYPRDPATSTTRYALAGLLMGTVLLSFSEGKLPSYFLPLAPLVAMIAAWQVGRQCARNQPGLPELALIIQGGVLATAAVLGGVRQDPGAIRQVLWIVAGAFAAMVIVGGVGYWRRQVWPIYTANAAAAAAILLAIGGFLHPELGARHSARDLVEHYPAIRETTNLRRVAMKLPSLTLYSGRIPVELELVGVSDIVNDAEKPVGLWIFDRRDFESLDPATRRRFRTLGKSGKYVALATHPLPPPP from the coding sequence GATGGACCCCGACGAGGCGCGATTCGCCCAGACCTCGTTGGAAATGAGCGAGAGCGGTGACCTGGTCGTACCCCGGTTCGAGGGACGTCCGCGAGTCGTCAAGCCGCCTCTCTTGCACTGGATCCAGGCGTTCCTCTTCCGTCATCTTGGCTTCAGCGAGTGGCTGGCCCGCGTCCCAGCCATCGCTTCCACATGGCTATCTCTATGGATCGTGGCGGCGATCGGCTGGAAGCGTTGGGGGAGTCTCGGAGCCGTCTGGGCGCCGGCGATCTTCATCACCTCGCCGCTGGTGTTCGTCATGGGACGGATTGGAACGATCGACAGCCTCCTGTCGGTGCATATCCTCGCGGCCGTCGCCGTGGATCTTCTTCTACCGCGAGATCATCGTCATCGAAGCGTCCTGATCGGGGGGCTTCTGGGGCTGGCGTTCCTGGCCAAGGGTCCCATCGGAATCGGGTTGCCCCTCCTGATCGTCCTGGCGGGTCGAACGGCGACCGGTCGCCCTCTCCTCCCAAACATCACCGGGTTCCTCAAGGGGATGGGAAGTTGGGGGGTGATCGTCCTTCCATGGGGCGTGGCATTCGGCAATCGCCTCGGTTGGTCAGAAGTCGCCGCCCTGCTCGACACGGAAGTGATCCAGCGATATGTCGAGCAGGAGAGCCACGCACGACCGTTCTGGTTTTACGGCCTGGTCGTCGCCGTGGGGTTTCTCCCCTGGGTGGTTCCCTTGCTCCACGCCGTGGGACGGCTCATTCGCTACCCCCGTGACCCGGCGACCTCCACGACACGCTACGCGTTGGCAGGCCTGCTGATGGGAACCGTTCTTCTGTCCTTCAGCGAGGGCAAGTTGCCCAGCTACTTTCTTCCGCTGGCACCCCTGGTCGCGATGATCGCCGCATGGCAAGTCGGGCGGCAGTGCGCACGAAACCAGCCCGGTCTCCCGGAACTAGCTCTCATCATTCAAGGTGGCGTCCTCGCCACCGCGGCGGTTCTGGGTGGCGTTCGGCAAGACCCGGGCGCGATCCGCCAGGTCCTCTGGATCGTTGCCGGCGCCTTCGCCGCGATGGTGATCGTCGGTGGGGTGGGTTACTGGAGACGACAGGTCTGGCCGATCTATACCGCCAATGCGGCGGCCGCGGCGGCGATCCTGTTGGCGATCGGCGGGTTTCTACACCCGGAGTTGGGTGCACGCCATTCGGCACGAGATCTCGTGGAGCACTATCCAGCGATTCGCGAGACAACGAACCTCCGACGGGTCGCCATGAAGCTCCCCAGTCTGACTCTCTATAGTGGGCGGATCCCTGTGGAGCTGGAACTGGTGGGCGTGTCAGACATCGTCAACGATGCCGAGAAACCTGTGGGCCTATGGATATTCGATCGGCGGGACTTCGAATCCCTCGACCCCGCCACCCGTCGCCGATTCCGCACCCTCGGCAAGAGTGGGAAGTACGTCGCCCTCGCGACCCACCCGCTTCCGCCGCCACCCTAA